In Monodelphis domestica isolate mMonDom1 chromosome 4, mMonDom1.pri, whole genome shotgun sequence, one DNA window encodes the following:
- the LOC130458986 gene encoding hypoxanthine-guanine phosphoribosyltransferase-like, protein MANRSPSIRIGDDAPGYDLDCFSIPKNYTQDLEKVFIPHGLIMDRIERLAGDVLQDMGGQHIVALCVLKGAYKFLAGNVLYEYMWSFYHKTKA, encoded by the coding sequence ATGGCCAACAGGAGCCCCAGTATCCGGATTGGAGATGATGCACCAGGCTACGACCTGGACTGCTTTAGCATCCCGAAGAATTACACGCAAGATCTGGAAAAGGTGTTCATCCCTCATGGGCTCATCATGGACAGGATTGAGAGGCTGGCCGGCGACGTGCTCCAGGACATGGGAGGCCAGCACATCGTGGCCCTCTGTGTCCTCAAGGGGGCCTATAAGTTCTTAGCTGGCAATGTTCTATATGAGTACATGTGGTCCTTTTACCATAAAACAAAAGCTTAG
- the LOC100017526 gene encoding hypoxanthine-guanine phosphoribosyltransferase-like, with protein sequence MANRSPSIRIGDDAPGYDLDCFSIPKNYAQDLEKVFIPHGLIMDRIERLARDVLQDMGGQHIVALCVLKGAYKFFSDLLNAMETLNRNSDQASPIMVDFIRVSSYCNDQSTGNVRVLGGADLSSLAGKNVLIVEDIVDTGRTMQALLPLVEQHGPRMVRVASLLVKRTPQSLGYTPDFSGFEIPDRYVVGYAFDYNDYFRDLSHVCTLRETARDKYALAVQKL encoded by the coding sequence ATGGCCAACAGGAGCCCCAGCATCCGGATTGGAGATGATGCACCAGGCTACGACCTGGACTGCTTTAGCATCCCGAAGAATTACGCGCAAGATCTGGAAAAGGTGTTCATCCCTCATGGGCTCATCATGGACAGGATTGAGCGGCTGGCCCGCGATGTGCTCCAGGACATGGGAGGCCAGCACATCGTGGCCCTCTGTGTCCTCAAGGGGGCCTATAAGTTCTTTTCCGACTTGCTGAATGCCATGGAGACCCTGAACAGGAACTCAGACCAGGCCAGTCCCATAATGGTGGACTTCATCCGAGTGAGCAGCTACTGCAATGACCAGTCAACGGGCAACGTGCGAGTGCTGGGGGGAGCCGACCTCTCCAGCCTCGCTGGGAAGAACGTCCTGATTGTGGAAGACATCGTGGACACGGGCAGAACCATGCAGGCTCTGCTTCCCCTGGTGGAGCAGCATGGCCCCAGGATGGTGAGGGTGGCCAGCCTGCTGGTGAAAAGGACCCCTCAAAGCCTGGGCTACACCCCGGACTTCTCTGGCTTTGAAATTCCAGACAGATACGTGGTGGGATACGCCTTTGACTACAACGATTACTTCAGGGACTTAAGCCATGTCTGTACCCTCAGAGAGACTGCCAGAGACAAGTACGCCCTGGCTGTGCAGAAGCTCTGA